AGCCGGTCGAGCCAGGCGAGCTTGTAATCGAACTTGGGTCCAGGCCACGGGTTGCCGTTAGGCGCGTAGAGATTGCCGATGATGAGTCCGCACACTGCCGCTTCGATGTAGCGGCTTTGGCTTGGGTCGGGATCGTCAGGAAGCGCCCGGCGCGTCTCGATGGGCTCGCCCACGCGCGAGAGGATAGCAACGCCGTTCCAGCGCGACTGGCCGTGCCAGATCGCGGCATAGCCGAGCTCGGCGATCGTCGCCGCCGGGAAAACTTCATCGGTGCACTTGAGTTCCTGCAGCGCGACGATGTCGGGTTGCGCCTCGGTCAGCCAGCGAATCAACACCGGCAAGCGCGTGTTGACGCCGTTGATGTTGTAGCTCGCGACCCGCAATGTCTTCGCTTTTGCCATCGCCGCACCAACCCGCGGAGCCCCAAATCGTTCGCCCGCTCCGAGTCGCGCGCTCGCCCACAGGCTTATCCACCGATTCGCCCCCCGTTTAGTGCGGGAGCTCTGCATTTAGCGCTGGACGCCCGGCCGATTCGCGCTAGGTTGCTCATGTGCTTCGGAGACTTCGGTCAAAGAAGCATGGAACCCCGGCAGCTTCGGTTGCCGGGGTTTACGCGTTTATGGGCCTGGAAATTTCTGGTGCCGGCCCCTCCTCCACATCGTCGCGCAGCCTTCGACATCCTCGCGCAAACCTCGTTCGTCCTGAGCGAAGCGCGCAGCGCGTAGTCGAAGGGCGCCTCGCGCAAACGTCCGAGGATCGCCCTCCGACTTCGCTCACCACGAACGGAGCTAGATACTCGCCAACTGAGAGTTAGAGCGCCCCCACCTCGGCTTCCGCCAGCGTCAGACGCTTTGACCGATCGGGAAGCGGATATTTGTTGCCGTTGGCGCAATTGAACAGAACGACTCGCTCATCGCTGCGGACCAGGCCTTGGTCGCGCGCCTGCCGCCATGCCGCGACCACCGCGCCACCCTCCGGACAGAGCAGAAAGCCGTCATCGCGCGCGACATCCTCGACCGACTGAAGGATTGCGTCTTCCGGCACGGCAATGGCCGCGCCCCCGCTGTCGCGCACTGCACGCAGGATGAGGAAATCGCCAACCGCCTTCGGCACGCGGATCCCGGTCGCGACCGTTGCGGCACCTTCCCAGCGCTCGGCAAACTCCTCGCCTCGCTCGAAAGCGCGGACGATGGGCGCGCAGCCTTCAGCCTGGACCGCATACATGCGCGGCCGCTCGGCACCGATCAGGCCCAGCGCTTCCAGCTCGTCAAACGCCTTCCACATGCCAATCAGGCCGGTGCCGCCGCCCGTAGGGTAGAAAATCGCATCGGGCAGCGTCCAGCCGAGCTGCTCCGCAAGCTCGAGGCCCATCACCTTCTTGCCCTCCAGGCGATAGGGTTCCTTGAGCGTCGAGCAGTCGAACCACAGGCCTTGCGCCGCGCCCTTCCCCACGAGCGCGCCGCACTCGTCGATCTGGCCATCGGCGACATAGACTCGCGCGCCGAAAGCCGCGGTTTCGGTAACGTTGATCGCGGGCGTTTCGGCCGGGCAGATGACGATCGTCTCGATCCCTGCCCTCGCGCCATAAGCGGCGAGCGCCGCCCCCGCATTGCCGTTGGTCGGCATCGCGATCCGCGCGATCCCGAACTGCCTGGCCATGGTCACCGCCATCGCCAGCCCGCGTGCCTTGAAGGAGCCGGTGGGCAACCGTCCCTCGTCCTTGACCAGCAAATTCGCCCCGCCGGTTCGCGGAAGCGCGATGAGCGGCGTCTCGCCTTCGCCCAGGCTAACCGGATCGCCGTCATGCGGCAGGATTTCGCGCCATTTCCACATGCCGGCGGGGCGCTGTCCGATGGCGTCGCGGGTGAGCTTCTCGCGCGCCCGGTCGAGATCGTAGCGGACGATCAGCGGCTTGCCGGCCCGCGACAGATTATGGATCTCGCCGGCGGCATAATGCTCATTGGTCAACGAACATTCGAGGTGCGTGACGTTCATCGGCAGTGGCTATCTTCCAAATGGGCGCGTTCGACCTGGATCGTGCAATGATCGATGTGAAAGCGGTCGTGGAGCATGCGCCGCGCGTTGGCGAGCAAGGCGTCCGTCGACGCCACCTCTGGCGCAACGAGGTGCGCGGTCAGGGCGGTCTCGGTGGTGCTCAACGGCCAGACGTGCAGGTCGTGCACGGTCTCGACGCCTTCGAGCCGTCCGAGCTCCAGCTCGACCTCGTCGAGGTCAATGCCCGCCGGAACCCCCATCAGAGACATCCCCACCGATTCACGCATCAAGCCGATGCTGCCCCACAGGATCACCGCCGCAACCGCGAGGCTCATCACTGGATCGACCCATGCCTGTCCGGTCCACAGGATGACGATGCCGGCGAAGACCACCGCGGCCGACACCGCGGCGTCGGCCGCCATATGCTGATAGGCGGCGCGGACATTGATGTCGCGCTTGCGGCCCCGCGCGAAAAGCAAGGCGGTGAGCAGGTTGCCGACAATCGCCAATGCAGCGATCCAGATCATCGTCGGTGCGTGCGCCGGCGCCGGATCGAACAGCCGCCGGATTGCTTCGGCGGCAATCGCGCCCACGGCGACCAGCAGCAGCAAGGCGTTGATCAACGCGGCGAGGATCGACGCTTTCTTGAGTCCATAGGTGAAGCGCGGCGAGGGCGACCGCCGCGCCATCCTTGCGCCCGCCCAGGCGACCACCAGGCTGAGGACGTCCGAAAGGTTGTGCCCGGCGTCGGCGAGCAGCGCCATCGAGCCGGAAATGAAGCCGAACACCGCCTCGACGACGACGATGGCGATATTGATCGCAATGCCGATCGCGAACGCACGGCTATAATCGTCGCCGGTATTATGATGATGGTTATGGCCTGCACCCATGGGGCGCGGGACCTAGCCCGTGCCGGACGGCGACTCAATCAATCCGTCAGAAGCTGAACCGCGCGCTCAAGCGGATATCGCGGCCGGCAAGCGGCACGAAGTCTTTGGTGAAAGAGGCATGGCGTCGCGCTTCGACATCGAAAATGTTGTTGGCGGACAGCATGATCGCGGTTTCCCGGTTCTTGCCCCACGGGCGCCAGGCGATCGAGGCGTTGACCATTGTGAAGCCTTCGGTCGGCAGTTCGAACGCGGCGGTTCGATCCTGCCCGGCGACCCTCTCCACTTCCACGCGCCCGTCCCAATTGGTCGACTGCGCTTCAAGACCGGCCAGCAAACGAAACGGCGGGATGCGCGGCACCGGGCCGACGCCCTTGATCGTCGCGCGGACATAATCGGCGACGGCATCGCCGACGATGGTGAAGCCGCCGATGCGGGTCAGCGTGGCGGACGCCTGCGCTTCGACCCCGTAATAGGTCGCGTCGCGCTGGAAATATTGGAAGACGGGCAGGCCATCCTCTTCCGCGCCGGTTGCGTCGTCATAGATGAAATCGTCGAACCAGTTGGCGAAGCCGGTCAGGCTCAGCTTCCAGTCGCGGCGGTCGAGGCGGACATAGGCCTCGGCGCCAACGCTTCTCTCCTTGCGCAGATCGGGATCACCGACCTCGAACGCCTGGGTGGCGATGTGCGGGCCGTTGGACAGCAGCTCTTCCGCCGAGGGTGCGCGGGTCGTCCGCGACAGGTTGATTCCCAGCTTGGCCTGCGGCGCGATGGCATAGGATGCGCCCGCCGCGCCGGAAATGGCGCTAAAGCTGCGGTCGAAATCCAGGATGTCGGATTCGACCTGCGTTGAGTCGTAGCGGAGCGATCCTTCCAGCCCGACCTTGCCGAGGGTGAATTCCTGCAACGTGAACAAGCCGAAGCTGTTCGTCTTGTTGGCGGGCAGGAACGCCTCCGCGCCGACCGCTTGGAAATTGCGGCGGAAATACTGGGCACCGCTTGCGCCGCGCCAGCCATTGCGGTCGCGCTGGACCAGTTCGAAGCGGGCCTCGAGACCCTTGTTGCGGAAAACGGTCCCGACCTCGT
The sequence above is drawn from the Sphingomonas lutea genome and encodes:
- a CDS encoding threonine synthase; this encodes MNVTHLECSLTNEHYAAGEIHNLSRAGKPLIVRYDLDRAREKLTRDAIGQRPAGMWKWREILPHDGDPVSLGEGETPLIALPRTGGANLLVKDEGRLPTGSFKARGLAMAVTMARQFGIARIAMPTNGNAGAALAAYGARAGIETIVICPAETPAINVTETAAFGARVYVADGQIDECGALVGKGAAQGLWFDCSTLKEPYRLEGKKVMGLELAEQLGWTLPDAIFYPTGGGTGLIGMWKAFDELEALGLIGAERPRMYAVQAEGCAPIVRAFERGEEFAERWEGAATVATGIRVPKAVGDFLILRAVRDSGGAAIAVPEDAILQSVEDVARDDGFLLCPEGGAVVAAWRQARDQGLVRSDERVVLFNCANGNKYPLPDRSKRLTLAEAEVGAL
- a CDS encoding cation diffusion facilitator family transporter, which encodes MGAGHNHHHNTGDDYSRAFAIGIAINIAIVVVEAVFGFISGSMALLADAGHNLSDVLSLVVAWAGARMARRSPSPRFTYGLKKASILAALINALLLLVAVGAIAAEAIRRLFDPAPAHAPTMIWIAALAIVGNLLTALLFARGRKRDINVRAAYQHMAADAAVSAAVVFAGIVILWTGQAWVDPVMSLAVAAVILWGSIGLMRESVGMSLMGVPAGIDLDEVELELGRLEGVETVHDLHVWPLSTTETALTAHLVAPEVASTDALLANARRMLHDRFHIDHCTIQVERAHLEDSHCR